One Mangifera indica cultivar Alphonso chromosome 4, CATAS_Mindica_2.1, whole genome shotgun sequence genomic region harbors:
- the LOC123214771 gene encoding LIM domain-containing protein WLIM1-like has product MATFAGTQQKCMACNKTLYIVDKLTADNRVFHKGCFRCHHCNRTLKLSNYNSFDGVLYCRPHFDQIFKRTGSLEKSFEGTPKILKPEKPAEHKENAQKVSNMFAGTRDKCVGCNKTVYPTEKISVNGTAYHRGCFKCSHGGCTISPSNYIAHEGKLYCKHHHIQLFKEKGNYSQLEADHDKSPTTDKQASVEIAT; this is encoded by the exons ATGGCTACATTTGCAGGAACTCAACAGAAATGCATGGCCTGTAACAAGACTCTGTATATTGTTGATAAGTTAACTGCTGATAACAGAGTCTTCCACAAGGGTTGTTTCAGGTGCCACCATTGCAATCGCACTCTCAAG CTGAGCAACTACAATTCTTTTGACGGAGTGCTGTATTGCAGGCCTCACTTTGATCAAATCTTCAAGAGAACTGGCAGTCTGGAGAAGAGTTTTGAag GAACACCAAAAATCTTGAAACCTGAAAAGCCTGCTGAGCACAAAGAG AATGCGCAGAAAGTCTCCAACATGTTTGCTGGTACCAGAGACAAATGTGTTGGCTGCAACAAAACTGTTTATCCGACTGAGAAG ATCTCTGTGAATGGAACTGCATACCACAGGGGCTGCTTCAAATGCAGCCATGGAGGGTGCACAATTAGCCCATCAAACTACATAGCCCACGAGGGAAAACTCTACTGCAAGCATCACCACATTCAGCTCTTCAAGGAGAAAGGAAACTACAGCCAGCTTGAGGCTGATCATG